In Fusarium falciforme chromosome 9, complete sequence, the following are encoded in one genomic region:
- a CDS encoding MFS domain-containing protein has protein sequence MFGKSKGAHANRSAVGEDLARVLPDDGPWYKKKHLLLLNGYAISVGLLSAANGYDGSMMNGLMALPQWFEFMDHPAGAWLGFINAIQALSSTLAYPVIAYFANRWGRKKGLFVGYFFLCLGSLLQTFTPNPTGFIISRFFLGQPSAWWGGLAPLLITEIAYPTHRGFLTALYNSGWYVGSTLAAWVTYGTRNYDSDWAWRIPSLLQIAVPILVLPAAIMIPESPRYLIAKGDSSKARITLTKYHAGGDEQSLLVDFEVTEIERAIEAERAANNSTSWMDLVSTPGNRHRTFISASLGIFAQWNGVGVVSYYLAMVLNTVGITSITDQTLINGCLQIWNLILAAFAASMVDRLGRRPLFLISSVGMLISYILISGLSGGFATTGRGSVGLAVVPFLYIYYGFYDIAFTPLIISYPAEIWPYQLRARGIAVTQLSTYLAIFFNTFVNPIALDAIGWKYYIIFAVILVAITVTIYFFYPETKGHSLEEMAVIFDKEMAAVTGHETSKAVLGADHKETA, from the exons ATGTTTGGCAAGTCGAAAGGAGCCCATGCGAACCGCTCCGCCGTTGGCGAGGACCTTGCTCGCGTTCTCCCCGACGATGGTCCCTGGTACAAAAAGAAGCATCTATTGTTGCTCAACGGGTACGCCATCAGCGTGGGACTTCTCTCGGCAGCAAACGGATACGATGGAA GTATGATGAACGGCCTGATGGCTCTGCCTCAATGGTTCGAGTTTATGGATCATCCAGCCGGCGCGTGGCTCGGAttcatcaacgccatccaAGCCCTCTCCTCCACCCTCGCATACCCGGTCATCGCATACTTCGCCAACCGCTGGGGCAGAAAGAAAGGTCTTTTTGTGGGATACTTCTTTCTCTGCCTCGGATCTCTGCTCCAAACCTTCACTCCGAATCCAACCGGCTTTATCATCAGCCGCTTCTTTCTGGGTCAGCCCAGCGCCTGGTGGGGAGGTCTTGCGCCGTTGTTGATCACCGAGATCGCATACCCTACCCATCGTGGTTTCCTGACGGCCCTTTATAATAGCGGATGGTACGTTGGTTCGACGCTGGCAGCTTGGGTGACATACGGTACGCGCAACTACGATAGCGACTGGGCCTGGCGAATTCCTTCTCTTCTACAGATTGCCGTCCCCATCTTGGTGCTGCCCGCAGCCATCATGATTCCCGAGTCGCCGCGTTATCTCATCGCAAAGGGCGACTCATCCAAGGCCCGCATTACACTGACCAAGTACCATGCCGGGGGTGATGAGCAGTCTCTGTTGGTTGACTTTGAGGTCACTGAGATCGAACGGGCCATCGAGGCTGAAAGGGCAGCCAACAACTCGACGTCCTGGATGGACCTGGTCTCGACACCCGGAAACCGCCACCGTACCTTTATTTCAGCCAGTCTAGGAATCTTCGCGCAGTGGAACGGAGTTGGCGTCGTCTCTTACTACCTCGCCATGGTTCTCAACACAGTTGGCATCACCTCCATCACCGATCAGACACTCATCAACGGTTGCCTGCAAATCTGGAACCTCATTCTAGCCGCCTTTGCTGCATCCATGGTTGACCGTCTAGGTCGCCGACCACTGTTCTTGATCAGTTCTGTGGGCATGCTCATTAGCTATATCCTGATCTCCGGGCTATCCGGCGGTTTCGCAACTACAGGTAGAGGCTCCGTTGGTCTCGCAGTCGTCCCTTTCTTGTATATCTACTATGGCTTCTACGATATTGCCTT TACGCCACTTATTATCTCCTACCCAGCCGAGATCTGGCCCTACCAGCTTCGTGCGCGCGGCATCGCTGTGACCCAGCTGTCGACCTATcttgccatcttcttcaacaccttCGTCAACCCAATTGCCCTCGACGCCATCGGCTGGAAGTATTACATCATCTTTGCAGTCATCCTAGTCGCTATCACCGTGACTATCTACTTCTTCTATCCGGAAACCAAGGGCCATTCTTTAGAAGAGATGGCTGTTATCTTCGACAAAGAAATGGCCGCCGTCACAGGACATGAGACGTCCAAGGCTGTTCTGGGCGCTGACCACAAGGAGACCGCGTGA